ACGCGTATAGACGGAGACGTGGCTGGTGGGCTGGCTACCGATGGGCCGGCCTGCCAGGTCGCCGTAGCGGCCTGCGAGGCCGAGGCCGGTGTGTTCGGCGATGAGGTCGAGCTCGGCGGGTAGCAGGTAGCGCAGCCGGTTCGGGATCACCTGCGTGCCGTCTGAGGTCTGAGTGACGCGCAGTGTGTCGATGGTCTGCGCGGCGGCGTCCAGACGGCCGACGTTCATGGTGACGTGACCGGAATCCCATTGCTCGACGTGCAGCGAGTGGCCGTTGTGCCACCGGTCGGGGTCGGGAATGAACCCTTCGATGATCAGCGCCCCGCCGGGGGCGAGCCGGTCGGCGGCAGCCTGGATGCAGCGCCGCTGGGTGTTCTGGTCGGCGAGCAGGTAGAGGGTGGAGAACGCGATGAGGACGCAGCCGTAGGTGCGGTCGGTGGGCGGGTCGGTCATGTCGGCGAGCCGGCCGTCGACGGCGTCACCACCGGGCTTGGCCCGCAGCCGGGCGAGCATGGCCTCGGAGTTGTCGACGCCGACGACGTGCATTCCGGCGGCGGCCAGGGGGATCGCGAGACGGCCGGTGCCGACGCCGAGCTCCAGGACGCTGGCGGGCTGAGCCCAGCGGCGGATGAAGTCCACGACGGCGGGGATCGTGTCGCGACCGTCGTAGAGATCGTCGTAAACCTCGGCCCAGCGATCGCCATAGGCGCTGCCCGGCGCCGCATCGGTCGGGGTAGTAAGGACGGGATGCGACGTGGTTCGGGTGGTGACGGACATGAATCATCGCCTCGCATGGGGATTCGCGGGTACGGCGACACACACAACAGGTCGGCCCTGGTACGTGGGCGGCGGGGTGCGTGGCCGATAGGACGGTGGCGAAGGCCCGGGCCGGTGTGGTGCCGTCCGGAGCCTGGAGGCGTCCTATATGCGAAGCGAGATCAGTTGTGGTCCGGTCGGGCGCGCTCGGGCCTGTGCATCGTCCCGGACCGCGGTGGTATGGCGTGGCGGGGCCCAGATGTCCGGGGCCACTGCAAGAGCGGGTGACTGCGGGTGCGCGGCGACGCGGACGGCCGGCTCGGCGGCGTCGCACGAGTCGCTGTGCGGATGATCAGCGCTGCACGGCAGCGCGACCGCGCCCGGCGTGGCCGGTTCGGACACGTCTGCCGGTGGCTGGGTTGAGCCGGCCGCGCCGGCGTGAGTGTGGGTGGGGATGGTGGCGCAGCAGATGGCGAGGGTGTGGGCGTGCCCGATGAGCGCGCACAGCAGGACCAGAGCGAGCAGGCGGCCGGCGGTGCCGAGGAGCGCGTCGCTGCGGGTACGGGTGATGCCGTACCTGGTCATGGCCGCCGTCATGCCCGCAGCGTAACCGCAGCGGCTCTACCTGCGGCAAGACCTCCGCGGCCGGCTGTCGCCTTTCCGGCACCTGCGGTGCTCTCGCCCGGCCGTTCGGCGGTCGAGAGCACCGCTTGGGCCGATACGCGGATACGGTTCTCCAGGGGTGTCCCGGGTCACCTGCCCGGTGCGTGCCGGGTAGCGTGGTGGGCGTGGCAGGCGACCAGGTGACGGCCGGTGGGCGGTGGGCCCGATGGCTGTTGCTGGCCTGCACGATCATCGGCCTGGCCGCGATGCACACCCTCGGTCACAGCGGTCCAGAGGCCGACGGGCACGGACACGCCGGCCATCATCCGCCGGAGATCGCCGTCGGCGCCGACATGCCCGCCGGAGTAGCCGCGGACGGTGGTTGCGCGGGCTGCGGGCAGGTGAGCGGCCCGGAGGCGCCAGAGCGCGGCGGGATGAGCGTGTGGAGCGTCTGCGTGGCCGTGCTGACCGGCCTGACGGCGGCGATCGTGATGCTCGCGCTCTTGGTGAGGTGGCGGGCGCCGACAGGCGGGCCGCCCCGGGCCAGGGCGGGTCCACCGCTGGTACACGGTCCTCCACCACGGCGTACTGGGCTGACGCTCGCGGCGATATCGGTGCTGCGCATATAGGAAGACCTGTCCGTGTACACCCGCACGGGTGGCACACGGCCGACAGGCCTTGCTCGCGTTCGTACCGATATCGGAAGGTTTTCGTTGTGTTGACAGTTTCTGTTGTGCTGCGCCGTGCCCTGCTGGCCGGAGTGGCTGTAGGTACCACCGTCGTGCTGGCCGCGTGCGGCGGCGGCGACGGCGCTGACGGGATGGATCACGGCGCCGGCACCACCACGGCGACCACCCCACCGGCCACGGCGACCACCCCTTCGGCCGCGGCGTCCGCCGGGACCGGGTCCAATGCCGCGGATGTGTCGTTCGCGCAGATGATGATCGAGCATCACCGGCAGGCGGTCGAGATGGCCGAACTCGCCGGTACCCGTGCCGGCAACGCCGAGGTCAAGGCGCTCGCCGAGAAGATCATCGCGGCGCAGCAGCCGGAGATCGAGACGATGTCCGGGTGGCTGACCGCATGGGGTGCGGCGGTGCCGGAACCGAGCATGACCGGCATGGACATGGGCGGCATGGACCACGGCTCGTCGATGCCGGGGGCGATGTCGGCGCAGGACATGGCAGGGCTGGCCGCAGCCAGCGGCGGCGAGTTCGACAAGCAGTTCCTGACGCTGATGATCGCCCACCACGAGGGTGCGATCACGATGGCGCAGCAGGAGACGTCCCAGGGGGCCAGCACCGAGGCGAAGGCCCTGGCGGCGAAGATCGTCACCGATCAGCAGGCGGAGATCGTCACTATGCGTGAGCTGCTGACGAAGCTGTAGCGGTCCGAGGCGGCGGCCGGGCGGATATCCGATGCGGGGCATCCACCCGGCCGCCGCGATATCGATCGCTGGAACAGCAGCACGGGCGCGCACGTGCGCACGGTCGCGCCGGTACGCGGGGCGCCCCACGAATGTGCTGCGTGATCGGTGTCTAGTACCAGGCCGGGCCCGTCAAACGGCTGGGTGCCCGACCTGCCAGGTCGGGCACCCAGCCGTTGCGCGTGGTGCCTGTCATGCTGGATGGGTCAGTGGTGGTACTGGTGGATGACCGCGTGGCCTTTGCCGCGGGAGATCAGCCACCGGTTGATCGGGGTGGTCAGCACGAATGCCACCAGCAGTGCGAACGCGAGCGACGCCCAGAACACCCAGTTGGTGAGGCCGGCGTCCATCGCGCCGGGCACGGCGAGCATGACGGCGTTGTCGAGGATTTCCATGACGGCGATCGACACGGTGTCCGCCGCCAGGGCGACCTTCAGGGCGGTGCAGAAACCGACGCCGGCGCGCAGGACGCCGCGCATGGTCAGCGCGTAGCCGAACACGAATGCCAGGGCCACCGCCAGGATGACGGTGGGCCAGGCGGGCCAGCCCAGCGCGGTGCCGATGACCATGCCGAGCACCTCGCCGATCGCGCAGCCGGTCAGGCAGTGCAGCGTCGCCTGGGCGGCCATCGCCCATGACGTCGGGGCCGTGCTGGTGCTCGCCGGGGTGACGTCGTGACCGTGCTGTCCATGCCCGGTGTGGCCGTCATGATCGGCGTGTCCGCCGTCGGGACGTGGATGGTGATGGGTGCTGTGGTCCATGGCAGGTGCCTCCTTCGCCGTCACCATACCCCCTGGGGGTATAGGGGCAAAGTGTGGCGAGGAATCAACCTGAACAGCCCGCCCGAGGGGGTCGCGCCGCACCGGCACCGGTGGATGCGGTTGCGGGTCCGCCGCCGCGGCCTGCGCAGCGCGCCGGGCTGCTGCGGCCCGCCGCCGGCACGATTGCCGTACAATTGCCGCATAAGCGACGGGCGATGTGGAGACGGAAGTCGTCGATGTTCCGGCTGGTCCTGCGGTTGATGGCGGTGGCGCTGCTGCTGATGTGCGCCACGGCCTCCGCATATCCAGGCCACCACCAGCCCACCGGCGCGCAGTCCTTGTCCCCGGCGCATACCGTCGTGGCTCACCAGGCGCACGTGGCGTTGGGCGGCAGTGCGGAAGCGGGCGGCGGTCATCACGCCGGGTTCACTGATCCCGGACACTTCGACGATCACCCGTGTGTGGGCGCCGCGCCGGCCCCGGCGAGCGCCAAGCCCACCGCCCCGGCCCAGTGCGTCGCCGTCACCGGCCCCGCCGCCAATCACCCGCACGTGGTCGACGCTGTCGCCGTGGAGGGTAGCCGCGGGCGTGATGTGCTGCTCGTGACGGGCGTCTGCCGCACGTGACAGGACCCGGCGCCGCCGTCTGCTGTCCCCGCAGGACGTAAGTAAGTTTCTCCTCTGGAGTGACGTCTGCTGCCGGGTGGGTGAGGCCTGTCGGCGCCCATGGACTCTTGTCGTCCGTGCTGACCCGGTGGTGTGCGCGCCCGTTCCGTGGCGCCGGTGCCGGGCGGCCCCGTCACGCCTGAAACGGATCCCTGCTCATGATCACAGTCATGCCTTCGCGTCCGGCTGCCCTGCCGTCGCCCAGCCAGCTGATTTCCAGCTCTACCTGTCACGGCCTGGATCAACTCATCGGTAACACGCCGGTGTTGTGGATGCCGGAGTTGTGCGCGACGCCCGGGCGCGGGTTCTGGGCGAAGCTGGAGGGCGCCAATCCCGGTGGGATCAAGGACCGGCCCGGCCTGCACCTGCTCCAGCAGGCCCGCGAGCGCGGTGACCTCGCCCCCGGCGCGCCGGTGGTTGAGTCCACGTCCGGGACCTTGGGGCTAGGGCTGGCGCTGGCCGGGCTGATCCTCGGCCACCCGGTCACGCTCGTGGCCGACCCCGGCCTGGAACCGCCGCTGCGGAACCTGCTGTCGGCTTACGGCGCCCGGC
This genomic window from Catenuloplanes niger contains:
- a CDS encoding DUF305 domain-containing protein, translated to MLRRALLAGVAVGTTVVLAACGGGDGADGMDHGAGTTTATTPPATATTPSAAASAGTGSNAADVSFAQMMIEHHRQAVEMAELAGTRAGNAEVKALAEKIIAAQQPEIETMSGWLTAWGAAVPEPSMTGMDMGGMDHGSSMPGAMSAQDMAGLAAASGGEFDKQFLTLMIAHHEGAITMAQQETSQGASTEAKALAAKIVTDQQAEIVTMRELLTKL
- a CDS encoding DUF6153 family protein, translating into MAGDQVTAGGRWARWLLLACTIIGLAAMHTLGHSGPEADGHGHAGHHPPEIAVGADMPAGVAADGGCAGCGQVSGPEAPERGGMSVWSVCVAVLTGLTAAIVMLALLVRWRAPTGGPPRARAGPPLVHGPPPRRTGLTLAAISVLRI
- a CDS encoding DUF4396 domain-containing protein; this translates as MAAQATLHCLTGCAIGEVLGMVIGTALGWPAWPTVILAVALAFVFGYALTMRGVLRAGVGFCTALKVALAADTVSIAVMEILDNAVMLAVPGAMDAGLTNWVFWASLAFALLVAFVLTTPINRWLISRGKGHAVIHQYHH
- a CDS encoding class I SAM-dependent DNA methyltransferase, which codes for MSVTTRTTSHPVLTTPTDAAPGSAYGDRWAEVYDDLYDGRDTIPAVVDFIRRWAQPASVLELGVGTGRLAIPLAAAGMHVVGVDNSEAMLARLRAKPGGDAVDGRLADMTDPPTDRTYGCVLIAFSTLYLLADQNTQRRCIQAAADRLAPGGALIIEGFIPDPDRWHNGHSLHVEQWDSGHVTMNVGRLDAAAQTIDTLRVTQTSDGTQVIPNRLRYLLPAELDLIAEHTGLGLAGRYGDLAGRPIGSQPTSHVSVYTRPETAAATTRR